A region of Candidatus Effluviviaceae Genus I sp. DNA encodes the following proteins:
- a CDS encoding polysaccharide biosynthesis/export family protein — MAGRSLVAAVVLALAVLGGGGAVRDAGAAEYTIGPGDILSVSVWRHPELERQVVVRADGLATFPPVGDLRASGATSQELSRELAQRLRDYTGETMQVTVTVAVYNSRSIYLTGQVTAPGRYSFEEIPDILELLGQAGGALPGADLSSVAIVRPGVGDPQVISVDLGAYMRGTGVRLPALRPGDTVDVPALMGAGGMRGPGLVYVLGEVASPGPYPTTEALDIIQALALAGGTTPDAELSKVGVVMNSGGGQAVAVVDVERVMRDGTASPFILRAGDRVVVPKATPNIAGAIWGGAATVLGSVRDVMSSYLLYLTIDREIEDRKLRDMERRALEEAAQQ, encoded by the coding sequence ATGGCAGGGCGCAGCCTGGTTGCGGCGGTGGTGCTGGCGCTGGCGGTGCTTGGCGGCGGGGGCGCCGTCCGAGATGCGGGGGCGGCGGAGTACACGATCGGTCCGGGCGACATTCTCTCCGTGTCGGTCTGGCGGCACCCGGAGCTCGAGCGGCAGGTGGTCGTGCGGGCGGACGGGCTTGCGACGTTCCCGCCCGTCGGAGACCTGCGCGCGTCAGGGGCGACGAGCCAGGAGCTCTCGAGGGAGCTCGCACAGCGGCTCCGGGACTACACGGGCGAGACGATGCAGGTGACCGTCACGGTCGCCGTGTACAACAGCAGGTCGATCTACCTCACGGGCCAGGTGACGGCCCCGGGGCGATACAGCTTCGAGGAGATCCCGGACATCCTCGAACTTCTCGGGCAGGCGGGCGGCGCGCTGCCGGGCGCGGACCTCTCGTCCGTGGCCATCGTGCGCCCGGGCGTCGGCGACCCGCAGGTGATCAGCGTGGACCTCGGGGCGTACATGCGCGGGACCGGTGTGAGGCTGCCCGCGCTCCGGCCCGGCGACACGGTGGACGTCCCCGCGCTCATGGGGGCCGGGGGCATGCGGGGGCCCGGACTGGTCTACGTGCTTGGCGAAGTGGCGAGTCCGGGCCCGTACCCGACGACCGAGGCGCTGGACATCATCCAGGCGCTCGCGCTCGCGGGCGGGACGACGCCCGACGCCGAACTCAGCAAGGTGGGTGTGGTGATGAACAGCGGCGGCGGCCAGGCGGTCGCCGTCGTGGACGTCGAGCGCGTGATGCGGGACGGGACGGCGAGCCCGTTCATCCTGCGAGCCGGCGACCGCGTCGTCGTGCCCAAGGCGACGCCGAACATCGCGGGCGCGATCTGGGGCGGGGCGGCGACCGTGCTCGGGTCGGTCAGGGACGTCATGTCGTCGTACCTCCTGTATCTCACCATCGACAGGGAGATCGAGGACAGGAAGCTCCGCGACATGGAGCGAAGGGCTCTCGAGGAAGCAGCTCAGCAGTAG